One genomic segment of Myxococcales bacterium includes these proteins:
- the fabZ gene encoding 3-hydroxyacyl-ACP dehydratase FabZ — protein MELDVRAIEALIPHRYPFLMIDRVDSLTDDKIVARKMVTRNEPYFDGHYPGFPVMPGVLQVEAMAQAGALMACKVLKIDPSQTLILLMGVDKVKFRRAVVPGDQLTIEVTPLRKGASIWKLRGEAKVDGEIAAEAEFLASIQPRQPKSAQQGE, from the coding sequence ATGGAACTCGACGTTCGCGCCATCGAAGCCTTGATCCCGCACCGCTACCCGTTTTTGATGATCGACCGGGTGGACTCCCTGACGGACGACAAGATCGTCGCCCGCAAGATGGTGACCCGCAACGAACCGTACTTCGACGGCCACTACCCTGGCTTTCCCGTCATGCCGGGTGTGCTGCAGGTGGAGGCCATGGCCCAGGCGGGGGCCCTGATGGCCTGCAAGGTCCTGAAGATCGATCCGAGTCAGACGCTCATCCTGCTGATGGGCGTGGACAAGGTGAAGTTCCGCAGGGCCGTGGTTCCTGGGGATCAGCTGACCATCGAAGTCACGCCGCTGCGCAAGGGCGCCTCCATTTGGAAACTGCGAGGCGAAGCAAAGGTGGACGGCGAGATCGCGGCCGAAGCCGAGTTCCTCGCCAGCATTCAGCCTCGTCAGCCCAAGAGTGCTCAGCAGGGGGAATGA
- a CDS encoding OmpH family outer membrane protein, translating to MIRFVNAPVPRFLPVVCSLFLGLTASLGVCGTAQAEEPVKIAYVDMQRALLEVEDGRRAREELKKTLEKKQKELDERQQELMKAGDDLKKKRTLLPEDKRLEKEAELQDGLAKLQQALMRNQQELNQREQEVLAPIVERMQRIVGQIAQSEEISLVLDRNQAGIIFAKTHLDLTNEVIRRYNKDGGGAPAAAAAPAKKKGK from the coding sequence ATGATTCGTTTCGTCAATGCACCGGTGCCGAGGTTCCTGCCCGTCGTCTGCAGCCTTTTCTTGGGCCTCACGGCGAGCCTGGGCGTCTGCGGGACGGCGCAAGCCGAGGAGCCGGTGAAGATCGCCTACGTCGACATGCAGCGGGCTCTCCTGGAAGTCGAGGATGGGCGCCGGGCCCGCGAAGAGCTCAAGAAGACGCTCGAAAAGAAGCAGAAGGAGTTGGACGAGCGTCAGCAAGAGCTGATGAAGGCGGGCGACGACCTCAAAAAGAAGCGGACCCTGTTGCCCGAGGACAAGCGGCTCGAAAAAGAAGCCGAGCTTCAGGACGGTTTGGCCAAGCTGCAGCAAGCGTTGATGCGCAATCAGCAGGAGCTGAACCAGCGGGAGCAAGAGGTGCTGGCACCGATTGTCGAGCGCATGCAACGCATCGTGGGGCAGATCGCCCAGTCCGAAGAGATTTCGCTGGTGCTCGACCGCAACCAGGCGGGCATCATCTTCGCGAAGACTCACCTGGACCTCACCAACGAGGTCATTCGCCGCTACAACAAAGACGGCGGCGGTGCGCCGGCTGCCGCAGCGGCGCCGGCCAAGAAGAAGGGCAAGTAA